The following proteins are encoded in a genomic region of Glycine max cultivar Williams 82 chromosome 18, Glycine_max_v4.0, whole genome shotgun sequence:
- the LOC100791433 gene encoding WUSCHEL-related homeobox 5 isoform X2: protein MEEGMSEFCIRGGNSGSATGTKCGRWNPTTEQVKVLTDLFSSGLRTPSTDQIQKISNQLSFYGKIESKNVFYWFQNHKARERQKRRKVDNDVIRSENSISINSFTQNFTQLYQVSEPERVMETLQLFPLNSFGESESKNMRVHASDQCRDNTMFSYTVGEQMDHPPLDLRLSFM, encoded by the exons ATGGAAGAGGGCATGTCAGAGTTTTGTATTAGAGGTGGTAACAGTGGCAGTGCCACTGGCACCAAGTGTGGGCGATGGAATCCCACTACTGAACAGGTTAAGGTTCTGACTGATCTTTTCAGTTCTGGACTCCGCACCCCTAGCACTGATCAGATTCAAAAGATCTCTAATCAGCTTAGTTTTTATGGTAAGATTGAGAGCAAGAACGTGTTCTATTGGTTTCAGAACCATAAGGCTAGGGAGAGACAAAAGCGTCGCAAGGTTGATAACGATGTGATTCGTAGTGAAAACTCTATCTCCATCAATTCTTTTACACAAA ATTTTACTCAGCTATATCAGGTTTCTGAGCCCGAGAGGGTGATGGAGACTCTTCAGCTCTTCCCCTTGAACTCCTTTGGTGAATCAGAATCAAAGAATATGAGGGTCCATGCAAGTGATCAATGCAGGGATAACACTATGTTTTCATACACAGTTGGGGAACAAATGGATCATCCACCATTAGATCTTCGCTTGAGTTTTATGTGA
- the LOC100791433 gene encoding WUSCHEL-related homeobox 5 isoform X1, with amino-acid sequence MEEGMSEFCIRGGNSGSATGTKCGRWNPTTEQVKVLTDLFSSGLRTPSTDQIQKISNQLSFYGKIESKNVFYWFQNHKARERQKRRKVDNDVIRSENSISINSFTQTDFTQLYQVSEPERVMETLQLFPLNSFGESESKNMRVHASDQCRDNTMFSYTVGEQMDHPPLDLRLSFM; translated from the exons ATGGAAGAGGGCATGTCAGAGTTTTGTATTAGAGGTGGTAACAGTGGCAGTGCCACTGGCACCAAGTGTGGGCGATGGAATCCCACTACTGAACAGGTTAAGGTTCTGACTGATCTTTTCAGTTCTGGACTCCGCACCCCTAGCACTGATCAGATTCAAAAGATCTCTAATCAGCTTAGTTTTTATGGTAAGATTGAGAGCAAGAACGTGTTCTATTGGTTTCAGAACCATAAGGCTAGGGAGAGACAAAAGCGTCGCAAGGTTGATAACGATGTGATTCGTAGTGAAAACTCTATCTCCATCAATTCTTTTACACAAA CAGATTTTACTCAGCTATATCAGGTTTCTGAGCCCGAGAGGGTGATGGAGACTCTTCAGCTCTTCCCCTTGAACTCCTTTGGTGAATCAGAATCAAAGAATATGAGGGTCCATGCAAGTGATCAATGCAGGGATAACACTATGTTTTCATACACAGTTGGGGAACAAATGGATCATCCACCATTAGATCTTCGCTTGAGTTTTATGTGA